The following are encoded in a window of Gossypium raimondii isolate GPD5lz chromosome 13, ASM2569854v1, whole genome shotgun sequence genomic DNA:
- the LOC105784173 gene encoding probable glycosyltransferase At5g03795 — MAHPSMLLHRPLASLPSSAFFFLPATLALFTTLFILFYIFTTPSLFISHQHKHNLKYPLGPSQSSPLTPILPSNGSFHLSAKFPFNDVFGGEDGTVSPVSSRSHFGSKGNSMNDIDVFRDGDIFLEDYQQMNRSFKIYVYPHRRDDPFAHVFLPVDFEPGGNYASESYFKKALMNSHFITEDPRKADLFFLPFSIARLRHDRRVGGGGIQSFIRDYISNISTKYPYWNRTGGADHFYVACHSIGRSAMAKAEDVKLNAIQIVCSSSYFLPGYVAHKDASLPQVWPRTDDPPTTTSERKKLAFFAGAINSPVREKLVKFWRNDSEIYAHFGRLKTPYADELLGSKFCLHVKGFEVNTARIADSLYYGCVPIILANYYDLPFADILNWKSFSIAVVTVDIPLLKKILRGITSDEYSSLRGNVLKVRKHFQWHVPPIDFDAFFMVMYELWLRRSCIRMSND; from the exons ATGGCACATCCTTCAATGCTCCTCCATAGGCCTCTTGCCTCCCTCCCTTCCAGCGCCTTCTTCTTCCTTCCTGCAACTTTAGCTCTCTTTACTACACTTTTCATCCTCTTTTACATCTTCACAACTCCATCTCTCTTCATTTCCCATCAACATAAACACAACTTAAAATACCCACTTGGGCCCTCTCAGTCTTCCCCATTGACCCCAATTCTTCCCTCAAATGGGAGCTTTCATTTGTCAGCAAAGTTTCCATTCAATGATGTTTTTGGTGGTGAAGATGGGACTGTGAGTCCAGTGTCCTCAAGATCTCATTTTGGGTCAAAGG GAAACTCCATGAACGACATCGATGTGTTCCGTGACGGAGATATCTTTCTGGAGGATTATCAACAGATGAACCGGAGCTTCAAGATATATGTTTATCCTCACCGGCGAGATGATCCCTTTGCACATGTATTCTTGCCTGTGGATTTCGAACCTGGGGGCAATTATGCTAGTGAAAGTTACTTTAAGAAGGCTCTTATGAATAGCCATTTCATAACCGAAGATCCGAGGAAGGCGGATCTTTTCTTTCTGCCTTTCTCGATCGCAAGGTTGAGGCATGATCGTAGAGTTGGTGGAGGCGGTATCCAAAGCTTTATCCGAGACTACATCTCCAACATTAGTACAAAGTACCCTTACTGGAATCGTACTGGTGGAGCAGATCATTTTTACGTTGCTTGTCACTCTATCGGACGATCGGCCATGGCTAAAGCCGAGGATGTAAAACTTAATGCCATACAGATTGTGTGTTCTTCGAGCTATTTCCTTCCGGGGTACGTTGCTCACAAGGACGCATCTTTGCCTCAAGTATGGCCGAGAACCGACGATCCTCCTACTACTACATCCGAAAG GAAGAAACTTGCGTTTTTTGCCGGAGCGATCAACTCCCCGGTACGTGAAAAGCTTGTAAAGTTTTGGAGAAATGATTCTGAGATCTATGCTCATTTCGGTCGGCTTAAAACACCATATGCTGACGAGCTCCTTGGTAGCAAGTTCTGCCTCCATGTAAAAGGCTTCGAAGTTAACACAGCTCGAATAGCGGATTCGTTATATTATGGTTGTGTCCCGATAATCTTAGCTAACTACTATGATCTTCCGTTTGCTGATATACTGAACTGGAAGAGCTTCTCGATTGCTGTCGTAACTGTGGATATCCCGTTGCTCAAGAAAATTCTTCGAGGGATAACTTCCGACGAATATTCATCGTTACGAGGCAATGTGTTGAAGGTACGTAAACATTTCCAGTGGCATGTTCCTCCTATAGATTTTGATGCATTTTTCATGGTGATGTATGAATTATGGCTCAGAAGAAGTTGTATTCGAATGAGTAATGACTAA